DNA from Ziziphus jujuba cultivar Dongzao chromosome 2, ASM3175591v1:
tggaattttattttaatttcttcaagtTTAACAtatctttgaaaatttattttaattttttcaaagtttaatataattttgaaattttattttcaattttactacattacaattttattttaattttactgcTGCAACTTTGTTTTCAACAGTAATAGCAAAGTCTATTTCCAATTTAAACCCTGTTTTTAACATATAGTGTTTAGTGGTGGTGTTTATGCAAAAAGTAACTAATGGAATTTATATTCAATATTAGATGTGGTCTTGTGCAATGCACGtggataattatttaataaagttttttaacCACTACAAATTATAGTGGTTttttcaactaataaaataGAATTAGATAAATAATCTATCATATGAAATtatctataaaattaaaaacaattttcattTCCAAATTATGCAATGATTTCACTTTGCattctaatatttaaaatttatcacattgcaacctaataaattataatttagtataattattaacattttggaacatttgaatgaaaaaattcacataatttcttttgaaggaaaaagagaaaaagaaaaacttcaaaacagatgaaaaaaaaaaaaggataagagcacatatttttattaattcataatatctaaaaattatattaaagaagactctaaaaatcaataaataaataaataaaacaattgaaGAAGTCTTTCCcaacactttatttatttatttatttatttttacatgtaTTAAAAAGCAGAGAttcactaaatatatatatatatatatattaaaaagcgAGTGATAATTTTATAATTCCATATAAAGCAATTATATATTCCTTACCTATCATTCATTTCTTCGATCATATCgattataaaacataaaattgttttataattttaggagTTTGAAAATTGGATAATTTAATGAACCAAATTTATCTTAATACTCTtgttgttaattgaaaaaaaataaaataaaattcaatggcatattaaattttttaaaagtaagggtatttaaaaataaaactaacgcAAAAGGACTATTTTgtagttttattttgtaattttagggCTGAAAGTTGTACAAATTGTGGACCAAATTTACTTTAATACtcttattgtttattaaaaattaaataaataaaaacttcaatGGCACGCTAAATTCTTTAACATGGTATTGCAAAAACCACTGCTTTAATGGAAACAGGACAGCTGAGGTGCGCAACCACTTTTTGACACgtgaccaaaaaacaaaaaggggcAAAACGCATGGTGAAGTGCTTTTTTTGAGCCAAAATAAACAGTTAAAATGGGATCAAAAACTGCTCATCTTTCAGCATGGACAAAGAATTTTGAACTCCAAACCTGTGAGTGATTAGTGAacataataaattgaaagagTAAAAGATGTTTAGTAGTTTACTAACCAAGATGATAGCTTTGATATTGTCCATGGTGAGGAGCACTTCAAGTGAACCATTCTTCTTTATGTCAAGTAAAACATCCACAAGGTCCTTATGCTCCTCTTTTTCTCTCATGGGGTTGAGATGTTCGTTCACAATCTGGTCTAAAAGAAGATCAAATCGTCGAAAGGTTTCCTGCAGTCTCGATTTCACCCAGAGAAAACAATTATGTTTAGCTTTTTGGCAGCGATGCAACTCTTGTGTCAATGTGAATTGCCTGTAAGTGTTACCACTGAAATTACTGACAGAACTGTAATATCATTGCAAGTACACAAGGAGAGACCAAAGTTCATCATCTACAACTGTAGCTGGTCTTCGGTATGTTCATTTATTAGAACAGACTAGGGTGGTAGTACTCTTTCATCTATTGACTCCATACCTTATCAGGAAAAGTGTGGTTTGGCTAGCACAATCAGATCGGCTATCCTGTGCATGTTAATGCCAAAAACTTCTGTCATATCCAAATCTTTAGTTGTAACACCAAGGGGAAGCTCCCAATCAAAGCTATGGAGAAGTTGAGCCAGTGCAAGCTCAATACTTGCAGTTCCAAATGTAATAGCAGGGCAGCCTCTTCTACCAGCCCCAAAAGGTATCAGCTCAAAATCATGCCCTTTGAAATCAATGGTGCTGCCCATAAATCTTTCTGGTTCAAATGTTTCTGGATTTTCCCAACTTTCTGGATTTTCCCAACTTTCTTGGTCCCTTTGAAATCATTGACAAGTATTCGAGTTTTGGCTGGAATATCGTACCCATCAATAATTACATGTTCCATGGATTCTCTTGGTAGCAATACTGGAGCAGGAGGATGCAAGCGAAAGATTTCTTTGATGACAGCTTTCATGTAGTGCATTTGAGGCAAGTCACTCTCTAGCACTACTCCTCTCTCTGACAACTCTTCTTACCTCTGCTTGTGCTCTTTCCATGACTCTAGGATTCATAATGAGCTCTGTCATTCCCCAGTCAAGGGTGATGAAAATTGTGTCAGTTCCTGCTGCAAACATGTCCTGTAACAGCAACAACCATATTTTGCAAGTGGTGATTTTAATGAATGATAATGGTCATAATAATAAGGAGtagaatttgtattttatgtttttataagGAAGTCTATAACTGTGAATAAGTAGCGAATATAAATTAAAGCAGCAAAAGATGTTTACTAACcaagatgctagctttaacatTATCCACGGTGAGGGGCATTTCAAGTGAACCATTCTTCTGTATATCGAGTAGAACATCCACAAGGTCCTTATGGTCCTCTTTTACTCTCATGGGGTTGAGGTGTTCATTCACAATCTGGTCGAAAAGATGATCGAATCGTCGAAAGGTTTCCTGTAGTCTCAATTTTATTCCTGTTAAACTGTGTAGAAACTCCATCGAAGGGAAGAAATCTCCAAGACTGAATCCTCCAAGCAATTCTTGAAATTCCTGCAGCATCTTTTGGGACCCATGCTTGTCGTACTCTCCTCCTTCCGAGAAGTCCCTTCCCAATGCTACCCGGCAAAGGACATTGCTTGCGTACATTCCAAGCATCTTAGACAGATTGGTGGTACCGGGATAAGACTCTGCAATCCGACGAACCATACGAGCAACTTCTTCTTCTCTAACAAAGCCATATGATTGGACTCTTTTAACACTTAATAGCTCATGTGTCCAAATTTTCCGAACTTGCCTCCAGTAAGCACCATGAGGTGAGAAACCAAGATCAGTGCAATTGTATAAGAGATGTTTGGCAGAAAAGATTTGTGGACGGCCACATAGAGCAAGGTCATGGGTTTTCAATACCTCCTTGGCCAGTCTAGCTGATGAAACCACCACAGTTGGGATCTGACCGAGctgtaagaaaaatattggaCCGTATTTTTCTGCCAGTCTgcagagagagaggagaggcaTGCTGATAAGCTGGTGAAGATTACCAATTATTGGTAGTTTTGAAGGGGTTGGTGGGAGATTAAGTTGTCTTTTTGTTGACTTATCCTTAAAGATGAACTTCAGCAACACTAAAATGAAAAGCGATGAAAACAGAAGGATGGGTTCCATTAGCCATTGAAGGAAAGCCATTAGATTCTCTAAAACTAAACTCAATACGTCTCTCTTATCTATATTCATCCGGTATTCATCCGGATCTATCCTTGCTAGTCTTCGTctgtgtttcttttttattcatgGACTTGCCGTATATCAAGGTCTTTTTGCATACAAATAATCCACACCAGTCACTTTCTTCCTTTGAATTTCTGGTGGTCCTACTGAATAGTAAGAACGTGAGAGTTTACCATTTTGGGCACTGAAAATCTGAAAGACCCAAAAGCTGAAAAATTCCTggattaaaatcttttttaaattgtttatgtgAGACTAATATTATCCTTGATGTGGGTTATAATGAGTCCAAAAAAGACGATTACATACCATGGTGTCATTTGAAGACTTTCTTACCCAATTATTTTTGTAAGCTCCAATCTTAAGTTAAGCAATCGTCTGTATTGTGCTGAAGTTTCTACTTTTAAGAAAGCTCTGATCAATGATAGTCACTAAAATATGATTGTTTGACTGTAATGGCAAGGTTTTCTCCTCCACACAATAATCCATTATTCTTGCTacagtaaataataataattcttaacTATATTCATAAGGGAAACTTTAATAGATTCTTGACTATGAGCACACGGTTTTGAGCACATGGTTTTCTGTCATTAGACTTTTTATTAGCTCCTGCATTTTGAGGACCAAAGACAATATCTTCATTAATCCTTTAGCagccttttattattttcaggAAATGGTCAGTtattttgatggaaaaatatttatccttaaatcttttaagaTTATGCATGTGTATGAGCAGTTCATGGAGATATTATCCTTCAGGTTTTTAATTTGGAACTTTTACTGTTCTTGTAGGTCAGggaagaaaaagtaaaagttcTTACTCCAAGGGGAGATTGGTATGCAATTCAACACTCTAATAAAACCTTAGTTGATGCTTGTCCCTCTACAGGACACAAAAAGGTGGACAAGCCTTGCTAGAATGAAGTAAAAATTGTGTTCAACAAGTACTTCATTACTATACTCCTGTCTGTTATCTCATTTTAATATTCTTCTTGCTGATTGTCATCTTAGTTCTAGTTAATGTAAAATGCACTGAGCTTCTTATCTGAAATTGTTCTcaattctataaatatatagaacatGTTACACTAGTTTTGACTGCACAGCTGGTAATCCAAATATTTTATGCAAGTCTTGCCCTTctacatttcatttttctttttcttggttgAATAACTTTGCTGATATTTCCACCATTATTCCCCCTTTACAACTTTTCTCTTAATTGTTCCCTTGTT
Protein-coding regions in this window:
- the LOC125422776 gene encoding LOW QUALITY PROTEIN: cytochrome P450 71AP13 (The sequence of the model RefSeq protein was modified relative to this genomic sequence to represent the inferred CDS: inserted 3 bases in 2 codons) → MNIDKRDVLSLVLENLMAFLQWLMEPILLFSSLFILVLLKFIFKDKSTKRQLNLPPTPSKLPIIGNLHQLISMPLLSLCRLAEKYGPIFFLQLGQIPTVVVSSARLAKEVLKTHDLALCGRPQIFSAKHLLYNCTDLGFSPHGAYWRQVRKIWTHELLSVKRVQSYGFVREEEVARMVRRIAESYPGTTNLSKMLGMYASNVLCRVALGRDFSEGGEYDKHGSQKMLQEFQELLGGFSLGDFFPSMEFLHSLTGIKLRLQETFRRFDHLFDQIVNEHLNPMRVKEDHKDLVDVLLDIQKNGSLEMPLTVDNVKASILDMFAAGTDTIFITLDWGMTELIMNPRVMERAQAEVRRVVXERGVVLESDLPQMHYMKAVIKEIFRLHPPAPVLLPRESMEHVIIDGYDIPAKTRILVNDFKGTKKVGKXPESWENPETFEPERFMGSTIDFKGHDFELIPFGAGRRGCPAITFGTASIELALAQLLHSFDWELPLGVTTKDLDMTEVFGINMHRIADLIVLAKPHFSCYSSVSNFSGNTYRQFTLTQELHRCQKAKHNCFLWVKSRLQETFRRFDLLLDQIVNEHLNPMREKEEHKDLVDVLLDIKKNGSLEVLLTMDNIKAIILDMFAAGTDKPFFTLDWGMTELIMNPKVMEKAQAEVRRVVGERRVVLESDLPQLRYMKAVIKEILRLHPSAPVLLPRESMEHVTIDGYDIPAKTRIFVNVWAIGRDPESWEDPEIFEPERFMGSTIDFKGLVFELIPFGAGRRGCPGIAFGTASIELALAQLLHSFDWELPLGVKAKDLDMTEVFGITLHRIADLIVLAKPHFS